A segment of the Thermomicrobiales bacterium genome:
ATTACGTCGGCAACGATCCGACATCGCGCGCGTCGCTCGAACAGAACATCGAGCAGATCGATGTCGTTTCACCCTACTTCTACCACCTGACACCGAATGGCTCGATCAAGACATTCGCCCAACCGGATGTCACAGCGTTTGTGAAGGCGCACGGCAAGAAGGTTGTCCCGCTGATCCAGAACGAAGCGCGCTGGGACGACTTCTCGAAGCAGATCGACACACCAGAAGAGCGCGACGCCATCGTCGCGAAGCTGGTTGAGGTCGTCGCTACCAACGGCTATGACGGTATCCACATCGACTTCGAGGGCCTGAACCAGACTGACCGTGAAGCACTGACCGATTTCATGCGGCGACTCAACCTCTCATTCAAGCCACGCGGCTGGATCGTGAGCCAGGCTGTCATCGCTCGCACGAGCGACGCACCATCGACCTGGGGCGGTGTCTACGACTACAAGGCGCTGGCAGCGGTCAATGATTATGTCGCGATCATGGCCTACGACTGGGGCTACGCCGGACGGCCCGATCCCGCGCCGGTCGCGCCGATCTGGTGGGTGCGAGATGTCCTGACCTACGCGCGCAAACAGATGCCCGACAATCGCATCCTCCTCGGCATCCCCTATTACGGATACGACTGGAACACCACCAAGGGCCCGCCGGCCACGTCAGTCACGTTTGCTAAGGCAGCAACGTTGGCAGCGCAAGACGGCGCGGAGAGTGGCTACGACGAGGATGAGGGCTCACCGTGGATTCGATACACAGACGCCGCTGGTGACCAACACACCGTCTGGTACGAGAATGCGGCCAGCTTCGAGGAAAAGATCTCGCTCGTCCTCGACCGCAACATCGCCGGCTACGCGACGTGGCGTCTTGGGCATGAGGATCCATCGAGCTGGTATGTCGTCAATAGCCTGGCGACACCGGCCGCGAGAGTCCCAGCCTTCAACAGCACCGCAGACCGACTGTACTTTTCAGAAACCGGGCACAGCCTCGCTTACGGGTTTCTGACCTATTGGCAGCAGAATGGTGGACTCGCTCGGTTCGGTTACCCAAAGACCGAGGAGTTCACCGAATACGACCCGCTTGTCGGCAAGAGCTACACAGTTCAGTACTTTGAGCGAGCGCGGTTCGAATATCACCCGGAATTTGCGGGTTCAGAATTTGAGGTGCTGCTCGGCCATATGGGCCGCTGGGCGTTGGCAAAGCGCGGCATCGATCCGTGGGCATCTGCAACCTCACCGAAGACCGGACTCACCTACTTTGCTGAAACGGGCCACAATATGGGAGCAGAATTTCAACAGTACTGGACAATGCACGGCGGTCTGATGTCGTTCGGCTTTCCGATCAGCGAGCCGGTCCGAGAGCGCAATCAGGAAGATGGCAGGACATATCTCGTTCAATATTTCGAGCGCGCTCGATTTGAATATCATCCTGAATACGCCGGGACTGATTCAGAAGTTCTTCTCGGATTACTGGGCAATGAGATGCTTCGCGAGCGAGGATGGGTACGGTGAGCGAATCAACCAGACAGCAGCCGCTGATTCTTGTGCTGCACGGACCGAATCTCAATCTCCTCGGAAAACGCGAGCCGGAAATCTACGGCGCAACCACCCTCGATGAGATCGACCAGCGCCTGACGCACATCGCAGCCGAGCATGGCGCCGAGCTATCCATCACGCAGTCCAACTACGAAGGCGCGCTCGTCGACCAGATTCATCGCTACGGCTGGATTGCCGCTGGTATCATCATTAATCCGGGCGCGCTAACGCACTACAGCATCGCCTTGCGAGACGCAATTGCTGCGGTTCCCGCGCCGGCAATTGAGATTCATCTCTCAAATGTCGCCGCTCGTGAGCCGTTCCGCCACCACTCCGTCATCGCAGCAGTCGCGCGCGGGACACTTACCGGGTTCGGCGCGACCGGGTATGAGATGGCGCTCCACTACTTGCTGGATACCATCAAGCAGGATGGGAAGGCTCACATTGACTGAAACCGCGCAACGTGTGGATCAAGTGCGACAGGCGCTGAAGGATCAGGGCTTGGACGCAGTGCTGATTACGCACCCTTCGAACCGACTGTACCTGACCGGGTTCACCGGCGAGGATATTGCCCCGAACGAATCGTCGGGTCACCTGCTGATTACGGCAACCAACGCCGTGCTCGTAACCGGCTCGGTCAACGTCACGCAGGCCGAGGCGCAAGCGCCGCATGTCCGCGTTGTCCAGCGCGAAGGCGGTTGGGGAACAGCCGATGCCGCCGCCATCCTCGAATCTGGCGCGCATCGTATCGGCTATGAATCGCAGGCGATGTTCGACGGCGTCCTGCGTGGCATCAACGAGCGCTTGGGCTCCGAGAGCTACGCGGTGGACTGGGTGCCAGTCGATGGTCTCGTTGAGGAATTTCGCGCCATCAAGACGGACAGCGAGATCGAGCTGCTCCGCAAGGCGTTCGAGATCACTAACGCAGCATTTGAGCGGGTCGCCCCCACGATCAAAGCCGGCCAGACTGAGCACGAGGTCGCCTGGAAGATCCACGTTGCGTTCGTTGAGCTTGGTGCCGAGGGGCCGTCGTTCCCGACGATTGTCGCCGCCGGAACACACGCTGCTCGTCCACACCATGAGCCTGGTGACCGCGTGATTGAGGATGGCGTGCCGATCGTCATTGACATGGGCGCGCGCTACAAGGGCTATTGCGCCGATCTCACGCGTACCGTCTGGGTAGGTGAGCCGGATGAGAAGCTCCGCGAGATCTACCCGATCGTCGCGCAAGCGGTCGAAGAGGTTCTGGAGCGCGTGCAGCCGGGCATGACCGGCCGAGAAATGGACGCCGTCGCGCGTTCATACATCGCAGAGCGAGGTTACGGTCGCGAGTTCAGCCACAGCCTCGGACACGGAGTTGGCGTCCGCGTCCACGAAGCGCCATCGGCGAGTACCGCGTCAACCGACACACTGCGACCGGGCAATGTCATCACCGTTGAGCCAGGCATCTACCTGCCCGAATGGGGCGGCGTTCGAGTCGAGGACGTCATCCTGATAACGGAAGACGGCATCGAAGTCCTGACATCTGCAAGTAAGATGTCTATCTGATAGAAGCGTTGAGGAGAACGACCACAATGATCGAAACTGGTGATCTGCGCAAAGGCCTCATTATCGAGCACGACGGTGCCCTGCAACGCATCGTTGAATATCAGCATGTAAAGCAGGGTCGTGGCAGCGCCTTTGTACGGCTCACCATGCGGAACCTACGGACTGGCTCGACGACCAACCAGACGTTCCAGGCCGGCAGCAGGTTCCCGCTCGTGCGACTTGAGCGCCAGCGTGTGCAGTTCCTCTACCCTGAAGACGAGAATTACATCTTCATGGACCTCGACACCTTCGAGCAGATTCCCCTGTCGAAGGAGACGCTCGGCGACGCACTGAAGTACCTGAAGGAGCAGGAGACGATCGACCTCTTGACGTATCAGGATGAGCCGATCGATATCGAGCTGCCAATCACTGTCGAGCTGGTCGTCACCCAGACTGATCCCGGATTCCGCGGAGACACCGCGACCGGCGGCAACAAGCCGGCCACGCTCGAAACGGGCGTCGTCGTCAACGTACCATTGTTCATCAACGAAGGTGACACGCTGAAGATCGACACACGCAGTGGCGATTACCTTGAGCGCGTCTCATAGGAGCATGACGGTGGTCGAGGACAGTGCAGTGCAACGCGATCAGGCGATCAATAACCTTGGCTCGGACGAGCTTTCGACATTCATTCGATCGCTCATAACAATGATGCAGACTGGCGGCATTGAGAGCCTTGATATGGCGTACGGTGACCTCAGCGTCAGCCTGCGCGCGAAGTCAGGGGCAGTTCCGACCACCTACGTGGGCAACAGTGCGACCGATTCGTCTACGACGCAATTCGCCAGTTCGCCGACCCCCATCGTAGAAGACGCTTCACACATCGTGAGCGCGCCGATGATCGGTACGTTCTACGTTGCGTCTGCGCCAAATGAACCGCCGTTCGTCCAGCCCGGCGACCGCGTCGAGGAGGGCCAGACAATCGGCATCATCGAGGCGATGAAGATCATGAATGAGATCGCCGCCGATCGATCCGGAACAATCGTCGAAGTCATCGCCGGTAACGCGCAGGCGGTCGAATATGGCAGCCCCCTCGTGGTGCTCAAACCAGACGACCAATAGCGCCATGTCCATGCGCGTCCTGAGTGTCCTTGAGATCACCGCGTACCTGAAGGAACTGATCGAATGCGATCCGGTTCTTTCTGACATCTGGGTACGCGGCGAGGTCACCAACTTCTCGCGCTCCGCTGCGGGCCACATCTACTTTTCACTTACCAGTGAAAGTCTCCAGATCAGCTGCGTACTGTTCAGGGGCAAGCAGAAGGGTCTCCTCGCCATGCCACGCAGCGGCGAGGAAGTGCTGGTGCACGGGCGCATCACGCTCTACGAGATGCGTGGCCAATACCAGGTCATGGTTGACAACGTCGCGCCGATTGGCATCGGCGTTATGCAACTGCAATTCGAGGAAGTGCGGCGGCGTCTCGAAGCCGAAGGGCTGTTCGCGCCGGACCGGAAGCGCCCGCTGCCGGAAATGCCCGCAACAATTGGCGTCGTCACCTCGGCGCAAGGCGCAGTGTGGCACGACATCCAGAATGTTGTCGCCCGTCGATTCCCGCTCACCGAGTTGATTCTGGCCCCCAGCGCCGTGCAAGGTCCGGACGCAGCGCTGGATCTCGCCCGTGCGCTCCGCAAGCTCGACGCGTTCGGCGGTTGCGACATCATCATCATTGGGCGCGGCGGCGGCTCAGCCGAAGACCTGGCGGCATTCAATGACGAGGGCCTGGCTCGCGCGATCTATGCAGCGCGCACGCCAATCGTCAGCGCCGTCGGCCACGAGACCGACACCTGCATCGCTGACCTCGTTGCCGACGTTCGCGCGCCGACACCGAGTGCGGCGGCCGAACTCTGCGTGCCCGACCGCGATGAGATCGTTGCGCAATTGGGATTCGCAGTGATGCGCGCACAGGCGAACGCGATTTCGAGTCTGCAATCCGCGCGTCAATTCGTGCAGCAGGCTACGCTGTCGACACGCCATCGACATCCATCCCGGTCGCTTGATTCTGCGCGACAAGTCGTTGACGAAGCCGAGCGGGCCGCAGTTGCCAACGTACCGCGGAGGCTGACGAACCACCGACGTGACATCGCGGCACTAGCGGCAGCATCGGCGCTGCTGGATCCGCGCGCGATCCTGCAACGTGGCTACGCGCTTGTGTCAACATCGACTCCAGATGGGAGCAGGCGAGTCAGATCTGCGGTCGTTGCGGCAGGTGCCGGCGAATTACAAATCGAATTTGCAGACGGGGCCGTCAAGGCGACCGTGCGTCAGGAGCGACAATGAGCAGCGACGACAATGGCACGCCTTCGCTAAAACAATTCGAGGCGCGAATCGAGCAGCTGCAAAGGGCTGTCAAGCGGCTTGAGGAAGATGATCTGACGCTTGCCGATACGATCGACGCCTACGAGGAAGCCGTGTCGCTGGCCAACAGCTGCAACGCGATGCTCGACGCGGCTGAGTTGCGCGTGCGCAAGATCGACGATTCGGCCCGCGCTTTGCGTGAAGAAGTCGTGCGCTATGAGTACAGCGAAAGCCGCGTCGCCCAGCTACTACTGGGCGACGACGATGAGCTTGCAGACCTGCTGGACGACGAAGAGTAATCCAACGCTAATATGCGCGCGCGAAGATCGCTTCGGTCACACCCGGCTTGCCGCACACAATACACGGGCCATGTTCGTTCGGCTGCTCGAACGGCAGGCAGCGAATCGTCGCCTTCGACGCTTCTTTGACGGTCGCTTCGCAGGCCTTGTCCCCACACCACGACGCCACTGAGAACCCGGCATTCGACGACGCGCGGTCATACAGCTCTTCGAGCGATGTCACCGCGACGGTGTGCGCGTTTTGGCGCTCAAGAGCCATGTTGTACAAGTTCGCCTGAATGTCCACGAGCAGGTCAGCTACGACCCTGCCGAGCTGATCGACGGCTACGACCTGCTTTTCGCGCGTATCGCGCCGCACGACAACAGCGTTGCCGCTCTGGACATCGCGCGGGCCAACTTCGATGCGCAGCGGAACTCCGCGCAGCTCCCACTCGTTGAATTTCCAGCCGGGGGTCTTGTCGTCGCGTCGGTCAACGAACGTGCGGACATCGCCGAGTGCCTCAATGACGCGCGCAACGTGCTCCTCGACTCCGTCACGCTCGGTCTCTTTGCGCCAGATCGGGATGACGACGGCCTGGATCGGGGCCACGCGGGGCGGCAGCTTCAATCCGGCATCGTCACCATGAACCATGACGACCGCGCCAACAGTTCTGTGGCTCAGGCCCCAGCTCGTGCCGTGCGCATACTTGCGCTCGCCGTCTTTATCGAGGAAATCAATGCCGAACGCCTTCGAAAAGTTCTCTCCGAGATAGTGCGAAGTGCCGGACTGGAGCGCCCAGTGCTTGCCTCCCATCATCGCCTCGACCGTGTAAGTGCGAACGGCGCCGGCGAACTTCTCCGACTCGCTCTTCACGCCAGGGATGACCGGAATAGCCAGTTCCTGCTCAAGGAAGTCTCGATAGATGCCAAGCATCATCCGCGAGCGTGCGTCGGCCTCATCCGGCGTGGCGTGCGCCGTATGACCCTCCTGCCAGAGGAATTCGCTGGTACGCAGGAACGCTCGTGGGCGGTTCTCCCAGCGCAAGACTGAACACCACTGATTCACGATGATCGGCAGGTCGCGGTATGACTGCACCCACTCACCGAGCTTTGAGCAGATGATCGCCTCAGAAGTCGGGCGGATCGCGAGTGGCTCTTCGAGATCACTCTTTCCGCCGCGCGTCACCCAGGCAACTTCCGGCGCGAAGCCTTCAACGTGCTCTGCCTCGCGCTCCATCATGTGCTGCGGGATCAGCATCGGGAAGTAGGCATTCTGGACGCCAGTGGCTTTGAATCGACGGTCGAGTGAGGACTGGAAGTTCTCCCACAACGCATAGCCGTAGGGCCGAATGACCTTGCAGCCACGCACCGGCGCATCATCCGCCAGCTCGGCCCGCTTGACGACATCGACGTACCAACGATCGAAGTCATCGTCCTGATCGATCAGCTCCTCAACGAAGCCGCGGCTTCGAGTCGTGTTGTCTTCCTCCACGGTCGCCCCATCTGTGTGCCCGGCGGGTGCCGGAAAATTGCAATCCTGGCAGTCATGTAGAATCGACGTTTGGACACCGGTATGCAATGTCATGCCAGCGGATCATTATAGCAACCATCACCGCCGCCAGATCTGCCTCTTTTACTGTAACAAGGTATCGGAGAATCATGACGAGGACCATCGCCGTGATGACAGGCGGCGGCGACTGCCCCGGACTCAACGCCGCAATTCGGGCAATCACGCGCATTGCAACGCATGATTATGGCTACCGCGTCATCGGCATTCACGATGGCTACGAGGGACTGGTCGAGGGCCGGCTCCGTGAGCTGACGTTCGCAGACACACGCGGCATTCTGCGAGTTGGCGGCACGATCCTGGGTTCCTCCAATCGCACCGACCTCTCGCACTATGTCGCCCCAGGCGAGTCGGAGCCGCGCGATCGGCGGGCAGATGCTTTCGAGACTCTCCGCGAGGCCGGCGTCGTGGCGCTGATCGTAATCGGTGGCGATGGGACCATGCGCCTGACCTATGAGTTCGCCGATGGTCGACTACCGGTGATCGGCGTGCCGAAGACGATCGACAACGACGTGCACGGCACTGACTACGCAATCGGCTTTCAGACGTGCATAACGACCGTCGCCGACGCCATCGACAAGTTGCACACGACGGCGGAATCGCACCATCGCATTCTGCTACTGGAAGTCATGGGACGTCACGCCGGTTGGGTTGCGCTGCACGCCGGCGTCGCAGGCGGCGCAGACGTCGTACTGATCCCTGAGCGGTCCTACTCTCTTGATGGCATCGTTGACACGATCCGTCGCCGCGAAGATCGTGGCAGCCGCTTTACGATTGGCGTGGTCGCTGAGGGCGTCCAATCACCAAGCGGCGAGATGGTCTATCGCGCGCGCGACGGGGCCTCCCACTCGTGGCGACTTGGTGGTGTCTGCGATCAATTGGCTGTCAGTTTGGCCGACCGCACCGGCAGTGAGGTGCGGTCGATCTCGCTCGGGCATATTCAACGCGGAGGTTCACCCGTCGTTGCTGACCGACTGCTGGCAACGGTGTTGGGAGCCGCCGCTGTCGAGGCGGTGCATCAGCGTCAGAACGGCGTGATGGTCGGAGTTGACGGCGAACGCGTGCAATATACATCGCTCGACCAGGTCGCTGCTGGTCCACGAGTTGTGCCGCAGGATCACGCGCTCCTGCGAGCAGCGCATATGATGGGGATGTACGTTGGCGAATCGAGATGAGCTTCTACCGGCCGGGAAGCTGCCGGGCGAATTGCTGGGCAGCCTGCTCGGACACTACATCAGCCCGGACCCCGCCGTCCTGATCGGACCGGGCATCGGGCGCGATGCCGCTGCAATTCAGGTCGACGAGACAGCACTAGTCGTCAAGACCGACCCGATCACGTTCTCGACGAACGACGCAGGGCGATACCTTGTCAACGTCAACGCCAACGACATCACCTGCATGGGCGCGAGCCCGCGCTGGCTCCTCGTAACGGCGCTCTTCCCGGACGGCAAGACGACACCGGCAATGGTTGAAGACACGTTCGCTTCGTTGGCGACCGCCGCCAGCGAAATCGGTGTTGCCCTTGTCGGAGGGCACACGGAGATCACGATCGGACTCGATCGCCTCATCCTGGTTGGCCAGATGATCGGTACTTGCGCCCCTTCGGATCTTTACGATCTAAGCAGGGCCGAGCCCGGTGACGCAGTGTTGCTAGCGTCCGGCATCGCAATCGAGGGCACGTCCATCCTCGCCCACGAGGCGCATGATGAGCTCGTTGACCGCATTGACGCGGAGCTGCTTGCGAGCGCCGAGCGCTTCCTTGAATCCCCCGGGATCTCCGTCATCCCAGCTGCACGCGCACTGCAGAACGCCGGCGTGGCGATTCGCGGTTTACACGACCCGACTGAAGGGGGGCTCGCGACCGCTCTCGGCGAGCTGGCCGCTGCGGCGTCTCTGGGCATCGAGGTCGACGGGGACGCAATTCCAATTCGCGACGAGACGCGCGCCATCTGCAGCGCGTTGGGCATCGACCCACTCGGCCTCATCGCCAGCGGTGCGCTGCTTGCCGTGGTCGACGGCGCAGACGCAGACCGCGGAATTGCCGCACTGAACAGCGCAGGGATCCCGGCCGGCATCATCGGGCACATAATTGCGGATGGGTCGTGTTCGATGGTTCGTGATGGTCGGCGACAGCCGCTGCCAGTATTCGCCGTCGACGAAATCGCGCGATTCTTTGCTGAACGCGAATCCGCACAAAGCAACGAGAATCGGCCATAACGGCCGACTCTCGTGCTTGTTCGAGCTAACGCGGTGGGCTAGATGTCCTTTGTCAGCGTCACCAGGAACTCGGCGTTGTTCTGCGTCTTCGCCAGCCGCCCGACGACGAGCTCGGTGCCCTCGGTTCCGCCGAGCATTGAGACCATGCGGCGCATCGTATACACCTGCCGGAGCGCATTCTCGTCCAGCAACAGGTCTTCGCGGCGCGTGCCGGAGCGCTGGATGTCGATAGCGGGATAGATGCGGCGCTCGGCGAGCTTGCGGTCAAGGTGCAATTCCATATTACCGGTGCCCTTGAACTCCTCGTAGATGACGTCGTCCATACGAGAACCAGTGTCGACCAGGCAGGTCGCGATGATCGTCAGGCTACCGCCACCCTCAATGTTTCGAGCAGCGCCGAAGAAGCGCTTCGGTGGGTAAAGTGCAATCGGGTCGATACCGCCGGACAGCGTACGACCGCTGGGTGGCACAGCCAGGTTGTAGGCGCGCGCGAGGCGCGTGATCGAGTCGAGCAGGATCACCACGTCTCGACCGCCCTCGACCAGACGCTTGGCACGTTCCAGGACCAT
Coding sequences within it:
- a CDS encoding glycosyl hydrolase family 18 protein, translated to MKRHQRNRERAIAGIACLVLVALGVSLLPLWRDSDVARARDIDKWAYYVGNDPTSRASLEQNIEQIDVVSPYFYHLTPNGSIKTFAQPDVTAFVKAHGKKVVPLIQNEARWDDFSKQIDTPEERDAIVAKLVEVVATNGYDGIHIDFEGLNQTDREALTDFMRRLNLSFKPRGWIVSQAVIARTSDAPSTWGGVYDYKALAAVNDYVAIMAYDWGYAGRPDPAPVAPIWWVRDVLTYARKQMPDNRILLGIPYYGYDWNTTKGPPATSVTFAKAATLAAQDGAESGYDEDEGSPWIRYTDAAGDQHTVWYENAASFEEKISLVLDRNIAGYATWRLGHEDPSSWYVVNSLATPAARVPAFNSTADRLYFSETGHSLAYGFLTYWQQNGGLARFGYPKTEEFTEYDPLVGKSYTVQYFERARFEYHPEFAGSEFEVLLGHMGRWALAKRGIDPWASATSPKTGLTYFAETGHNMGAEFQQYWTMHGGLMSFGFPISEPVRERNQEDGRTYLVQYFERARFEYHPEYAGTDSEVLLGLLGNEMLRERGWVR
- the aroQ gene encoding type II 3-dehydroquinate dehydratase; this translates as MSESTRQQPLILVLHGPNLNLLGKREPEIYGATTLDEIDQRLTHIAAEHGAELSITQSNYEGALVDQIHRYGWIAAGIIINPGALTHYSIALRDAIAAVPAPAIEIHLSNVAAREPFRHHSVIAAVARGTLTGFGATGYEMALHYLLDTIKQDGKAHID
- a CDS encoding aminopeptidase P family protein yields the protein MLITHPSNRLYLTGFTGEDIAPNESSGHLLITATNAVLVTGSVNVTQAEAQAPHVRVVQREGGWGTADAAAILESGAHRIGYESQAMFDGVLRGINERLGSESYAVDWVPVDGLVEEFRAIKTDSEIELLRKAFEITNAAFERVAPTIKAGQTEHEVAWKIHVAFVELGAEGPSFPTIVAAGTHAARPHHEPGDRVIEDGVPIVIDMGARYKGYCADLTRTVWVGEPDEKLREIYPIVAQAVEEVLERVQPGMTGREMDAVARSYIAERGYGREFSHSLGHGVGVRVHEAPSASTASTDTLRPGNVITVEPGIYLPEWGGVRVEDVILITEDGIEVLTSASKMSI
- the efp gene encoding elongation factor P, whose amino-acid sequence is MIETGDLRKGLIIEHDGALQRIVEYQHVKQGRGSAFVRLTMRNLRTGSTTNQTFQAGSRFPLVRLERQRVQFLYPEDENYIFMDLDTFEQIPLSKETLGDALKYLKEQETIDLLTYQDEPIDIELPITVELVVTQTDPGFRGDTATGGNKPATLETGVVVNVPLFINEGDTLKIDTRSGDYLERVS
- the accB gene encoding acetyl-CoA carboxylase biotin carboxyl carrier protein, translated to MVEDSAVQRDQAINNLGSDELSTFIRSLITMMQTGGIESLDMAYGDLSVSLRAKSGAVPTTYVGNSATDSSTTQFASSPTPIVEDASHIVSAPMIGTFYVASAPNEPPFVQPGDRVEEGQTIGIIEAMKIMNEIAADRSGTIVEVIAGNAQAVEYGSPLVVLKPDDQ
- the xseA gene encoding exodeoxyribonuclease VII large subunit produces the protein MSMRVLSVLEITAYLKELIECDPVLSDIWVRGEVTNFSRSAAGHIYFSLTSESLQISCVLFRGKQKGLLAMPRSGEEVLVHGRITLYEMRGQYQVMVDNVAPIGIGVMQLQFEEVRRRLEAEGLFAPDRKRPLPEMPATIGVVTSAQGAVWHDIQNVVARRFPLTELILAPSAVQGPDAALDLARALRKLDAFGGCDIIIIGRGGGSAEDLAAFNDEGLARAIYAARTPIVSAVGHETDTCIADLVADVRAPTPSAAAELCVPDRDEIVAQLGFAVMRAQANAISSLQSARQFVQQATLSTRHRHPSRSLDSARQVVDEAERAAVANVPRRLTNHRRDIAALAAASALLDPRAILQRGYALVSTSTPDGSRRVRSAVVAAGAGELQIEFADGAVKATVRQERQ
- the xseB gene encoding exodeoxyribonuclease VII small subunit: MSSDDNGTPSLKQFEARIEQLQRAVKRLEEDDLTLADTIDAYEEAVSLANSCNAMLDAAELRVRKIDDSARALREEVVRYEYSESRVAQLLLGDDDELADLLDDEE
- the proS gene encoding proline--tRNA ligase yields the protein MEEDNTTRSRGFVEELIDQDDDFDRWYVDVVKRAELADDAPVRGCKVIRPYGYALWENFQSSLDRRFKATGVQNAYFPMLIPQHMMEREAEHVEGFAPEVAWVTRGGKSDLEEPLAIRPTSEAIICSKLGEWVQSYRDLPIIVNQWCSVLRWENRPRAFLRTSEFLWQEGHTAHATPDEADARSRMMLGIYRDFLEQELAIPVIPGVKSESEKFAGAVRTYTVEAMMGGKHWALQSGTSHYLGENFSKAFGIDFLDKDGERKYAHGTSWGLSHRTVGAVVMVHGDDAGLKLPPRVAPIQAVVIPIWRKETERDGVEEHVARVIEALGDVRTFVDRRDDKTPGWKFNEWELRGVPLRIEVGPRDVQSGNAVVVRRDTREKQVVAVDQLGRVVADLLVDIQANLYNMALERQNAHTVAVTSLEELYDRASSNAGFSVASWCGDKACEATVKEASKATIRCLPFEQPNEHGPCIVCGKPGVTEAIFARAY
- a CDS encoding 6-phosphofructokinase, translating into MTRTIAVMTGGGDCPGLNAAIRAITRIATHDYGYRVIGIHDGYEGLVEGRLRELTFADTRGILRVGGTILGSSNRTDLSHYVAPGESEPRDRRADAFETLREAGVVALIVIGGDGTMRLTYEFADGRLPVIGVPKTIDNDVHGTDYAIGFQTCITTVADAIDKLHTTAESHHRILLLEVMGRHAGWVALHAGVAGGADVVLIPERSYSLDGIVDTIRRREDRGSRFTIGVVAEGVQSPSGEMVYRARDGASHSWRLGGVCDQLAVSLADRTGSEVRSISLGHIQRGGSPVVADRLLATVLGAAAVEAVHQRQNGVMVGVDGERVQYTSLDQVAAGPRVVPQDHALLRAAHMMGMYVGESR
- a CDS encoding AIR synthase-related protein, whose translation is MANRDELLPAGKLPGELLGSLLGHYISPDPAVLIGPGIGRDAAAIQVDETALVVKTDPITFSTNDAGRYLVNVNANDITCMGASPRWLLVTALFPDGKTTPAMVEDTFASLATAASEIGVALVGGHTEITIGLDRLILVGQMIGTCAPSDLYDLSRAEPGDAVLLASGIAIEGTSILAHEAHDELVDRIDAELLASAERFLESPGISVIPAARALQNAGVAIRGLHDPTEGGLATALGELAAAASLGIEVDGDAIPIRDETRAICSALGIDPLGLIASGALLAVVDGADADRGIAALNSAGIPAGIIGHIIADGSCSMVRDGRRQPLPVFAVDEIARFFAERESAQSNENRP